A region of Elusimicrobiota bacterium DNA encodes the following proteins:
- a CDS encoding serine hydroxymethyltransferase, which produces MSFLKKSDPKLYQTILAETKRQEEGLEMIASENYVSEAVLEAQGSVLTNKYAEGYPGKRYYGGCEEVDKAETLAIERLKTLFGAEHANVQPHSGSQANMAVYLAMLTPGDTLMGLELSHGGHLTHGHPLNFSGKYFKVVSYGVHPETEQIDYDRLAQLAAEHKPKMILSGASNYSRVIDWARLRAIADSVGAMLFADIAHYAGLVAAGLYPSPVALADFVTTTTHKTLRGPRGGVILCKEKYAKDIDRAVFPGIQGGPLMHVIAAKAVAFGEALKPGFKKYQAQVLANARALAAALARHGFRIVSGGTDCHLLTIDLRSKSVNGKEAELVLGHAGITVNKNTIPFDPEKPFVTSGVRLGTPALTTRGMKEKEMETVAGWINEAIEFRADPKRLAKIRKGVLALSKKFPLYAHRLARA; this is translated from the coding sequence ATGAGCTTTCTTAAAAAATCCGATCCAAAACTTTACCAGACGATTCTGGCGGAGACGAAGAGGCAGGAGGAAGGGTTGGAGATGATCGCTTCCGAGAACTATGTCTCGGAGGCCGTGCTCGAAGCCCAGGGGTCCGTCCTCACGAACAAATACGCCGAGGGATATCCCGGCAAACGGTATTACGGCGGTTGCGAGGAAGTGGACAAAGCCGAGACGCTCGCCATCGAGCGGCTAAAAACCCTTTTCGGCGCGGAACACGCCAACGTCCAACCCCATTCGGGCTCCCAGGCGAACATGGCGGTTTACCTCGCGATGCTGACCCCGGGCGATACCCTCATGGGGTTGGAACTGTCCCACGGGGGGCACCTGACCCACGGGCACCCGCTCAATTTTTCGGGGAAATATTTCAAGGTCGTGTCCTACGGCGTCCATCCGGAAACGGAACAGATCGACTACGACCGGCTGGCCCAATTGGCGGCCGAGCACAAGCCCAAGATGATCCTTTCGGGAGCGTCCAACTATTCCCGGGTGATCGACTGGGCCCGGCTCCGGGCCATCGCCGATTCCGTCGGGGCCATGCTCTTCGCGGACATCGCTCACTACGCGGGATTGGTGGCGGCGGGCCTCTACCCAAGCCCCGTCGCCCTCGCGGACTTCGTGACCACCACCACCCACAAAACCCTGCGCGGCCCGCGCGGCGGCGTCATCCTCTGTAAAGAAAAATACGCCAAGGACATCGACCGGGCCGTTTTCCCCGGCATCCAGGGCGGGCCCTTGATGCACGTCATCGCGGCCAAGGCCGTGGCCTTCGGCGAAGCGCTCAAACCCGGGTTCAAAAAATACCAGGCCCAGGTCCTCGCCAACGCCCGGGCGTTGGCCGCGGCGTTAGCGAGGCACGGGTTCCGCATCGTCTCGGGGGGAACCGACTGCCACCTCCTGACCATCGACCTCCGCTCAAAATCGGTGAACGGGAAAGAGGCGGAGCTCGTTTTGGGTCACGCGGGGATCACGGTCAACAAAAACACCATCCCCTTCGATCCGGAAAAGCCCTTCGTCACCTCCGGCGTCCGCCTGGGAACCCCCGCGCTCACCACCCGGGGCATGAAGGAGAAAGAAATGGAAACGGTGGCCGGGTGGATCAATGAGGCCATCGAATTCAGAGCCGACCCGAAACGCTTGGCTAAAATACGGAAAGGGGTGTTGGCCCTTTCCAAAAAATTTCCCCTCTACGCCCACCGACTCGCGAGGGCTTGA
- a CDS encoding undecaprenyl/decaprenyl-phosphate alpha-N-acetylglucosaminyl 1-phosphate transferase — translation MIRAQLVAFFIALAGTAGLVPAFMGLSRRFGVMDLPDPRKVHTQPTARWGGGAIAGGVFLGLGAAVFLSPWFAKLLDYRFRILEKGQAVGVLSLKAQLTGVLMGSLVCVVLGMWDDRRSLPPVVKLLAQIIAAYVAMMYGVRMAGLAIPGFGFVTFPLLVSQIVTLFWLLGFMNAINLTDGLDGLAGGICAIAAGTFLFVALLQADTKVVLYAKQLKLASVLASAIAGACLGFLIYNFHPAKVFMGDGGALFLGFMLGAVSIIGTLKTSAVIAFLIPVLVVALPVVDVAFALVRRARRGGGLMTADRGHFHHRLLAQGWTQREVVLLVYVATLLLSMAALLLTFFRGRV, via the coding sequence TTGATCCGCGCTCAACTCGTCGCTTTTTTTATCGCGCTCGCCGGAACGGCGGGGCTGGTCCCCGCTTTCATGGGCCTTTCCCGCCGGTTCGGGGTGATGGATCTGCCGGACCCCCGCAAGGTCCACACCCAACCCACCGCCCGCTGGGGGGGCGGGGCCATCGCCGGCGGGGTTTTTTTGGGTCTGGGGGCCGCGGTTTTTCTCTCCCCCTGGTTTGCGAAACTGCTCGACTACCGTTTTCGGATTTTAGAAAAAGGCCAGGCCGTGGGGGTGTTGAGTCTCAAGGCCCAGTTGACCGGCGTTCTCATGGGGTCCCTGGTGTGCGTGGTCTTGGGCATGTGGGACGACCGGCGTTCCCTGCCGCCCGTGGTCAAGTTGTTGGCCCAAATCATCGCCGCCTACGTGGCCATGATGTACGGCGTCCGCATGGCGGGCTTGGCCATTCCAGGGTTCGGGTTCGTCACGTTCCCGCTCCTGGTTTCCCAGATCGTGACCCTTTTTTGGTTATTGGGGTTCATGAACGCCATCAACTTGACGGACGGGTTGGACGGTTTGGCTGGAGGGATTTGCGCCATCGCCGCCGGGACGTTCCTTTTCGTGGCCCTCCTTCAAGCCGACACCAAAGTTGTTCTTTACGCCAAACAGTTAAAGCTCGCGTCGGTTTTGGCCTCGGCCATCGCCGGAGCCTGTCTGGGGTTTTTGATCTACAATTTCCATCCGGCCAAGGTCTTCATGGGGGACGGCGGCGCTCTCTTCCTGGGTTTCATGCTGGGGGCCGTGAGTATTATCGGGACCCTCAAGACCAGCGCCGTCATCGCCTTCCTGATCCCAGTCCTGGTGGTGGCCCTCCCGGTGGTGGACGTGGCTTTCGCTTTGGTGCGGCGCGCCCGTCGTGGCGGCGGCCTCATGACCGCCGACCGGGGCCATTTCCACCACCGCCTCCTGGCCCAGGGGTGGACCCAGAGGGAAGTCGTGCTGTTGGTCTACGTCGCCACCCTCCTGTTGTCCATGGCCGCCCTTTTGTTAACGTTTTTCCGCGGGAGGGTCTAG
- a CDS encoding AMP-binding protein — protein MSVLNVLHATENQTGYKPGKVGRPLPGVSVKITDPATGERLPDGEAGLLLVKGPNVMAGYWNQPEKTAEVLKDGWYNTGDIARVDEDGFVEITDRLSRFSKIGGEMVPHMVVEQKLAELSGEPEARFLVLSVPDEKRGERLVVLVHNLQQKIEELLEKLEKSDMPKLWVPDKRSVVLLDAWPALATGKVDLVKAKQIVENLTSTSSK, from the coding sequence GTGAGCGTCTTAAACGTTCTTCACGCCACGGAAAACCAGACGGGGTACAAACCCGGTAAGGTGGGCCGCCCCCTCCCGGGTGTTTCGGTGAAAATAACCGACCCCGCCACGGGCGAGCGTTTGCCGGACGGCGAGGCGGGGCTCCTCTTGGTCAAAGGTCCCAACGTCATGGCCGGGTATTGGAACCAGCCGGAGAAGACCGCCGAGGTGTTGAAGGACGGTTGGTACAACACCGGGGACATTGCCCGTGTGGACGAGGACGGTTTTGTGGAGATCACCGATCGGCTGTCCCGCTTTTCTAAAATCGGCGGCGAGATGGTGCCCCACATGGTGGTGGAGCAAAAACTGGCCGAGCTTTCCGGGGAGCCCGAGGCTCGGTTCCTCGTGCTCTCCGTACCCGACGAGAAACGGGGGGAACGGTTGGTGGTCCTGGTCCACAACCTTCAGCAAAAAATCGAAGAGCTCTTGGAGAAACTAGAAAAATCCGACATGCCTAAACTCTGGGTGCCGGACAAACGGTCGGTGGTCCTCCTGGACGCCTGGCCGGCCCTGGCCACCGGCAAGGTGGATTTGGTCAAGGCCAAACAAATCGTCGAGAATTTGACCTCGACCTCCTCCAAGTGA
- the argJ gene encoding bifunctional glutamate N-acetyltransferase/amino-acid acetyltransferase ArgJ — protein MGATVPLKNSDLPAGFQLRGLRCGISSVPGKKDLALFLSDRPARAAGVFTKNLFAAAPVLYGRKKLAASPNARAVIINSGCANACTGKQGAADTAWTAKELAHRLDLKSSDVLVASTGVIGRHLPRPALGRGLREIAALVRKGASSSAEDAVRAIMTTDTRPKAARSTFVAGGATFTVWGCAKGAGMIHPDMATMLSVVLTDAGLPAPFLQKALSDAARRTFNCVSVDGDTSTNDSLFLLANGAAGTLRPSDAKALKAFRSALEDVCLSLSTQIAADGEGATRVAWIFVQGARTEKDAHRLAATVATSALFKTALHGADPNWGRILAALGRAGVPLDPNRVDVSIGDVPVCRKGGKADYSEKAVHGILKKDRVTIVVDLHQGKAWSRYATCDYSKDYIAINADYTT, from the coding sequence ATGGGCGCCACCGTCCCCCTCAAGAACTCCGACCTGCCGGCGGGTTTTCAACTGCGCGGGCTTCGGTGCGGAATTTCTTCCGTCCCCGGGAAGAAAGACCTGGCGCTCTTCCTGTCCGACCGCCCCGCCCGGGCGGCGGGGGTGTTCACCAAAAATCTCTTCGCCGCCGCCCCGGTCCTTTATGGCCGAAAGAAACTGGCCGCGTCCCCGAACGCCCGAGCGGTGATCATCAATTCGGGTTGCGCCAACGCCTGCACCGGAAAACAAGGGGCCGCGGACACAGCCTGGACGGCGAAGGAATTGGCCCATCGGTTGGACCTGAAATCCTCGGATGTCTTGGTGGCGTCCACGGGGGTCATCGGCCGGCACCTGCCGCGACCGGCGCTTGGCCGGGGCCTGCGGGAAATCGCCGCCCTCGTTCGAAAGGGGGCGTCTTCCTCCGCGGAGGACGCGGTCCGCGCCATCATGACCACCGACACCCGCCCCAAAGCCGCCCGATCCACGTTCGTCGCGGGCGGCGCCACGTTCACGGTGTGGGGATGCGCCAAAGGGGCCGGGATGATCCATCCCGACATGGCCACGATGTTGTCCGTGGTTTTAACCGACGCGGGCCTCCCCGCGCCGTTCCTCCAAAAGGCCCTGTCGGACGCCGCCCGGCGGACGTTCAACTGCGTGAGCGTCGACGGCGACACTTCCACCAACGACAGTCTTTTCCTGTTGGCCAACGGCGCGGCGGGAACCCTGCGCCCCTCCGACGCCAAAGCTTTGAAAGCCTTTCGGTCGGCTCTGGAGGACGTGTGTCTCTCCCTCTCCACCCAAATCGCCGCGGATGGCGAGGGGGCCACGCGGGTGGCCTGGATCTTCGTCCAGGGCGCGCGAACGGAAAAGGACGCCCACCGGTTGGCCGCTACCGTGGCCACCAGCGCCCTTTTTAAAACCGCGCTCCACGGGGCCGACCCCAACTGGGGCCGCATCCTGGCTGCCCTGGGCCGCGCCGGGGTACCCTTGGATCCCAACCGGGTGGATGTCTCCATCGGCGACGTCCCCGTTTGCCGGAAGGGCGGAAAGGCCGACTATTCCGAAAAAGCCGTCCACGGGATTTTGAAAAAGGACCGCGTGACGATCGTCGTCGATCTCCACCAGGGAAAAGCCTGGAGCCGCTACGCCACCTGCGACTACTCCAAGGACTACATCGCCATCAACGCGGATTACACGACGTAG
- a CDS encoding threonylcarbamoyl-AMP synthase — MISVKGRRIGSSSLAQTVSVLRAGGVAVFPTDTVYGIGASIFRPQAIREIYRLKGRSYKKPLPFLVAGLKQALALVEPPETRLRRLLHAYWPGPLTVVFNTSSLGRWATGGKDTLALRIPAHPVALAILREMGQPLAVTSANRSGDPEAVSGKEAEILFGGRVDLLVNAGRCPVGIPSTVLDVSSTHWTLVREGAIKKKELMKYL, encoded by the coding sequence TTGATTAGCGTCAAAGGTCGCCGAATCGGCTCCTCCTCCTTGGCGCAAACGGTTTCCGTTCTTCGCGCCGGCGGCGTGGCGGTGTTTCCCACCGACACGGTCTATGGGATCGGGGCCAGCATTTTCCGCCCCCAGGCCATCCGCGAGATTTATCGGCTGAAGGGGCGTTCTTACAAAAAGCCTTTGCCGTTTTTGGTGGCTGGCTTAAAACAAGCGCTGGCGCTGGTGGAACCGCCGGAGACGCGATTGAGGCGTCTCCTCCACGCCTATTGGCCCGGTCCCTTGACCGTGGTTTTCAATACATCTTCTCTGGGCCGATGGGCCACCGGAGGGAAAGACACCCTCGCTCTCCGGATCCCGGCCCACCCTGTGGCCCTGGCGATTTTAAGGGAAATGGGCCAGCCCCTGGCCGTCACAAGCGCCAACCGTTCCGGCGATCCGGAAGCGGTTTCGGGGAAAGAGGCTGAAATCCTCTTTGGCGGCCGCGTGGATCTGTTGGTGAACGCCGGCCGATGTCCCGTCGGCATTCCATCGACGGTTCTCGACGTCTCCAGCACCCACTGGACCCTCGTCCGCGAGGGCGCGATCAAGAAGAAAGAACTGATGAAATATCTCTAG
- a CDS encoding zinc-ribbon domain containing protein — translation MGLIAWIKRVAGLSKDKKLTCAECKSPFFFEEGEQKFFAERGLSEPKRCPACRKQTRRNRGPRQR, via the coding sequence ATGGGATTGATCGCATGGATAAAGCGGGTCGCCGGACTGTCGAAAGACAAGAAGCTCACCTGCGCCGAGTGCAAGAGCCCTTTTTTCTTTGAGGAAGGGGAACAGAAGTTTTTCGCTGAACGGGGCCTGTCCGAGCCGAAACGGTGCCCCGCCTGCCGGAAACAGACCCGCCGAAATCGAGGCCCCCGCCAGCGGTAG
- a CDS encoding phosphoribosylamine--glycine ligase, whose product MDDWKTVKDWADLIIFDDSDYGKEVEVLRKEGKAVVGGTSYTDRLEDDRDFGQQEMKSAGLTILPHWTFSSFEEAIAFVKSHPDRYVVKPSGSAQNDKVLSYVGQEEDGHDVVAMLERYKKGWARQIKSFQIQKYATGVEVAIGGFFNGKEFILPVCINFEHKKMFNDDIGPSTGEMGTSMFYDGDSILYRETVARMAGRLAAVGFVGYFDINCIATPRAIYPLECTPRFGYPTLSIQMEGALSRWGDFFHGIALGQTPALRTKKGFQVGVVIAVPPFPFEDTTAFERYSAGAVVFFKKPMTEGVYPGDIKVVDGEWVLAGQTGYALVCTGSGPTMDDASREAYSRVKNIIIPNMFYRTDIGNRWRRDGDLLRTWGYL is encoded by the coding sequence GTGGACGACTGGAAGACGGTCAAGGATTGGGCCGATCTGATCATCTTCGACGATTCGGATTACGGGAAAGAAGTCGAGGTGCTCCGAAAAGAAGGCAAGGCCGTGGTGGGCGGGACCTCTTACACCGACCGGCTGGAAGACGACCGGGACTTCGGTCAGCAGGAGATGAAATCCGCCGGTTTGACGATCCTCCCCCACTGGACATTTTCCAGTTTTGAAGAGGCCATCGCCTTCGTCAAATCCCATCCCGACCGTTATGTCGTGAAACCATCGGGGTCCGCCCAAAACGACAAGGTGCTTTCCTACGTGGGCCAGGAGGAAGACGGGCACGACGTGGTGGCCATGTTGGAGCGGTATAAAAAAGGCTGGGCCCGCCAGATCAAGTCGTTCCAAATTCAGAAATACGCCACCGGGGTCGAAGTGGCCATCGGCGGGTTCTTTAACGGAAAAGAGTTCATCCTCCCCGTCTGCATCAACTTCGAACACAAAAAAATGTTCAACGACGACATCGGCCCGTCCACCGGGGAGATGGGCACCTCCATGTTTTACGATGGGGACAGCATCCTATACCGGGAAACCGTCGCCAGGATGGCGGGACGGTTGGCCGCGGTGGGATTCGTCGGCTATTTCGATATCAACTGCATCGCCACCCCCCGCGCCATCTATCCGTTGGAATGCACCCCCCGGTTCGGCTATCCGACGCTCAGCATCCAGATGGAGGGCGCCCTGTCGCGGTGGGGCGACTTTTTCCATGGCATCGCCCTGGGCCAGACCCCCGCCTTGCGGACCAAGAAAGGATTCCAGGTCGGGGTTGTGATCGCGGTGCCGCCTTTCCCTTTCGAAGACACAACGGCTTTTGAACGCTATTCCGCGGGCGCGGTGGTGTTTTTTAAGAAGCCCATGACGGAAGGCGTCTACCCCGGGGACATCAAGGTGGTGGACGGGGAATGGGTTCTCGCCGGACAAACCGGTTATGCCTTGGTCTGCACGGGTTCCGGCCCCACCATGGACGACGCTTCTCGCGAAGCCTACAGCCGGGTTAAAAACATCATCATCCCCAACATGTTCTACCGAACCGACATCGGCAACCGCTGGCGCCGGGACGGAGATCTCCTCCGCACCTGGGGCTATCTGTAA
- a CDS encoding MFS transporter, which produces MKKNDRSFWALMTTQFLGAFNDNVFQIVIALLITHWMSTEAARSLVAVSGAVFAAPFLMFSLGAGRLADRWSKARVVVAAKGVDLAVVALLVAGLLMKSVPVLLCGLFLLGAQSAFFSPAKYGLLPELKDEAALPTANALLNVASFVAILTGTIAGTFLTHHIGVVALLTATVAVVSLAAAFAIERVPPANPGQILKWNPFPDLRDNWRLIRGDRALRLSLLASGWFWFIGGVLHLNMLVYVKQIMGLSDKVSGVLLISLVIGIALGSLLAGRLSRQKVELGLVPLGAVGVSLFTLDLYFAHTSLFRAMADVAFLGVSAGIFIIPLSTLIQIRSPKTDRGRILATGNLLSFIAILLSSGFLWLMSGVFKADPAQVFLVLGVLSFAATVGIVWYLPQAMVRLGLFLLTNVIYRIRVVGQENIPATGPALLVPNHVSYADPFLVGGATSRWIRFMMFRQMFELPFIHPFVKFMDVIPISPTDSPKRILGSLLAARRRLEEGHVTCIFAEGAVTRLGQTLGFRKGFERIVKGLDVPIIPVHLDRVWGSIFSFEREKFIWKMPRQIPYPVTVSFGKPLPSTVKSDEVRQAVLELGSRAFEHRLANLKPLHQFFFRQARRQWRVEAVVDTTGARLSYGRLATASILMSRRLRKVLPEDKHVGVLLPPGAAGAIANLALLFDGRVPVNLNYSLGRAVIDQICRAAGVTKIITARKMLETLKWGEDPRMVFLEDVPRPGKLLGAFSYIAFKFLPARLVERGVVPRSDAKMTDLATLLFTSGSTGVPKGVMLTHANIHANIQGLQETYQLTAKDTILGVLPFFHSFGYTATLWLPLLTGCRAAYHRSPLEGVAIKKLIKETGATVLLATPTFLQMWMKKFTREDVASLRFVLTGAEKLHLPFAREFTETLGVPILEGTAPRNCRPRCA; this is translated from the coding sequence ATGAAAAAAAACGACCGCTCTTTTTGGGCGCTCATGACGACCCAGTTCTTGGGCGCTTTTAACGACAACGTTTTTCAAATCGTCATCGCTCTTCTCATCACCCATTGGATGTCGACCGAGGCCGCTCGGAGCCTGGTGGCGGTTTCGGGGGCGGTGTTCGCGGCGCCCTTTCTGATGTTTTCTCTCGGGGCGGGCCGGTTGGCGGACCGCTGGAGCAAAGCCCGGGTGGTCGTCGCGGCCAAGGGAGTGGACCTGGCCGTGGTGGCGCTCTTGGTGGCGGGGCTCCTCATGAAAAGCGTGCCCGTTCTGCTGTGCGGCCTTTTTCTTTTGGGCGCCCAGAGCGCGTTTTTTAGCCCGGCGAAGTACGGGCTCTTGCCGGAACTGAAAGACGAGGCCGCTCTTCCCACCGCCAACGCGCTATTGAACGTGGCAAGTTTCGTCGCGATCTTGACGGGCACGATCGCGGGAACCTTTCTCACCCACCACATCGGGGTTGTCGCCCTGCTGACGGCGACGGTGGCCGTGGTCAGTCTCGCGGCCGCCTTCGCCATCGAGCGGGTTCCCCCGGCGAACCCCGGGCAGATCCTGAAGTGGAACCCCTTCCCCGACTTGCGGGACAACTGGCGCCTGATCCGGGGAGACCGGGCCCTTCGGCTCAGCCTCTTGGCGTCGGGCTGGTTTTGGTTCATCGGCGGCGTACTTCATTTGAACATGCTGGTGTACGTCAAACAGATCATGGGGTTGTCGGACAAGGTGTCGGGGGTTCTCCTCATCTCGCTCGTGATCGGCATCGCGCTGGGGAGCCTTCTGGCGGGCAGGCTTTCCCGACAAAAGGTCGAGTTGGGCCTGGTCCCTCTGGGCGCGGTGGGGGTCAGCCTGTTTACGTTGGATCTCTATTTCGCCCACACATCGCTCTTTCGCGCCATGGCCGACGTGGCGTTTCTCGGAGTGAGCGCGGGAATTTTCATCATCCCGCTCAGCACGTTGATCCAGATCCGAAGCCCAAAGACGGACCGGGGCCGAATCCTGGCCACGGGGAACCTCCTTTCATTCATCGCGATCTTGCTGTCGAGCGGGTTCCTTTGGCTCATGAGCGGGGTGTTTAAGGCGGATCCTGCCCAGGTCTTCTTGGTGTTGGGCGTTCTATCGTTCGCGGCCACGGTGGGAATCGTGTGGTACCTGCCCCAGGCCATGGTCCGGCTGGGCCTTTTCCTTTTGACGAACGTGATCTATCGGATTCGGGTGGTGGGCCAGGAGAACATCCCCGCCACGGGCCCGGCTTTGCTCGTGCCGAACCACGTGTCCTATGCCGACCCTTTTCTGGTGGGGGGCGCGACGTCGCGGTGGATCCGGTTCATGATGTTCCGGCAGATGTTCGAGCTTCCCTTCATCCACCCCTTCGTCAAGTTCATGGACGTTATTCCGATCTCCCCCACGGACAGCCCGAAACGGATCTTGGGATCTCTCTTGGCCGCGCGTCGGCGGCTGGAGGAGGGGCACGTGACGTGCATCTTCGCCGAAGGCGCCGTCACGCGTCTGGGTCAAACCCTCGGCTTCCGCAAAGGATTTGAGCGAATCGTGAAGGGGTTGGACGTTCCGATCATTCCCGTCCATCTGGACCGGGTGTGGGGAAGCATTTTCAGTTTCGAGCGGGAAAAATTCATCTGGAAAATGCCCCGTCAAATTCCTTACCCCGTCACGGTTTCGTTCGGGAAACCGCTCCCTTCGACCGTGAAATCCGACGAAGTCCGCCAGGCGGTGTTGGAGTTGGGCAGTCGCGCTTTTGAGCACCGGCTCGCGAATCTCAAGCCGCTCCACCAGTTTTTCTTCCGCCAAGCGCGGCGGCAGTGGCGGGTGGAAGCGGTGGTGGACACCACGGGCGCCCGGCTTAGTTACGGCCGGTTGGCCACGGCGTCCATTTTAATGTCCCGACGGTTGAGGAAGGTCCTGCCGGAGGATAAGCATGTGGGCGTCCTGCTCCCGCCCGGCGCCGCCGGAGCGATCGCGAACCTGGCCCTCCTCTTTGACGGGCGCGTGCCGGTGAACCTCAACTATTCGTTGGGCCGGGCCGTGATCGATCAGATCTGCCGGGCGGCGGGGGTGACGAAAATCATCACCGCTCGGAAAATGTTGGAAACCCTGAAATGGGGCGAGGACCCGCGCATGGTTTTTCTGGAGGACGTCCCCCGCCCAGGAAAACTTCTGGGGGCTTTTTCCTACATCGCTTTCAAATTCCTACCGGCCCGCCTCGTCGAACGGGGCGTGGTGCCTCGGTCGGACGCGAAGATGACGGACTTGGCCACGCTCCTGTTCACCAGCGGCAGCACGGGCGTTCCCAAGGGCGTCATGCTGACCCACGCCAATATCCACGCCAATATTCAAGGTCTCCAAGAAACCTATCAATTGACGGCCAAGGACACGATTTTAGGTGTCCTGCCCTTTTTCCATTCCTTTGGGTACACGGCCACGCTCTGGCTTCCCCTGTTGACGGGTTGCCGGGCCGCCTACCATCGCAGTCCCCTGGAGGGCGTGGCCATCAAAAAACTGATCAAAGAGACCGGGGCCACGGTGCTCCTGGCGACGCCCACGTTCCTCCAAATGTGGATGAAGAAATTTACGCGGGAGGACGTGGCCTCGCTCCGCTTCGTGCTGACGGGCGCTGAAAAACTTCACCTCCCCTTCGCCCGGGAGTTCACGGAAACCCTGGGCGTTCCGATCTTGGAAGGTACGGCACCACGGAACTGTCGCCCGCGGTGTGCGTGA
- a CDS encoding N-acetyl-gamma-glutamyl-phosphate reductase encodes MIRVSVVGSTGYTGGELLKILLAHPEVRVAHVTSESKPGQKVSDVHPFLRGRLDLTLEAFDAKTLAAGCDVAFFALPHGVGSKNIASFVAQGRRAVDLSADFRLKDVKTYEAWYQVKHASPALLKKAVYGLPELYRKEIPGAPLIANPGCYATATILALTPLARRKWLVPGSVVVDAKSGVSGAGKKLDPMYLYCEATENFQAYAVAKHRHVPEIEQVLEDQSGAKASLTFVPHLVPMTRGILVTAYGTLKKKMNAAAVRRAFEEDYGGERFLRLLPEGRWPQTKDTAGTNYVDINVTIDERNRRVVVLAALDNLVKGASGQAVQNMNLLFGLPEALGIK; translated from the coding sequence ATGATTCGCGTATCGGTCGTCGGTTCCACGGGCTACACGGGCGGAGAACTGTTGAAGATTTTGCTGGCCCATCCGGAAGTCCGGGTGGCTCATGTGACCTCGGAGTCGAAACCCGGCCAAAAGGTTTCGGACGTCCATCCCTTCCTGCGCGGGCGCCTGGACCTCACCCTGGAAGCGTTCGACGCCAAGACGTTGGCGGCCGGTTGCGACGTGGCGTTTTTCGCCCTCCCCCACGGGGTCGGGAGCAAAAATATCGCGAGCTTCGTGGCCCAGGGCCGACGCGCCGTGGACCTGTCCGCCGATTTCCGCCTGAAAGATGTCAAAACCTACGAGGCGTGGTACCAGGTGAAACACGCTTCCCCGGCTCTCCTCAAAAAAGCGGTCTACGGCCTTCCCGAACTCTACCGAAAGGAAATCCCCGGAGCCCCGCTCATTGCCAACCCCGGCTGTTATGCCACGGCGACAATCCTGGCCTTGACCCCCTTGGCGCGGCGAAAATGGCTGGTTCCGGGGTCCGTGGTCGTGGACGCCAAATCCGGGGTTTCGGGGGCGGGAAAGAAGTTGGATCCGATGTATCTCTACTGCGAGGCCACGGAGAATTTCCAAGCCTACGCCGTGGCGAAACATCGCCATGTGCCGGAAATCGAGCAGGTGCTGGAAGATCAGTCCGGGGCCAAGGCGTCGTTGACCTTCGTGCCGCACCTGGTGCCCATGACCCGGGGCATTTTGGTGACCGCCTACGGGACGCTGAAAAAGAAAATGAACGCCGCCGCGGTTCGGCGCGCTTTCGAGGAAGATTACGGTGGGGAACGTTTCCTCCGCCTTCTCCCCGAAGGCCGCTGGCCCCAGACCAAGGACACGGCGGGAACGAACTACGTCGACATCAATGTGACCATCGATGAACGGAACCGCCGGGTGGTGGTGTTGGCCGCGCTCGACAATTTGGTGAAGGGCGCGTCGGGCCAGGCGGTGCAAAACATGAATCTTCTCTTCGGCCTCCCGGAGGCCCTGGGAATAAAATAA
- the rsmI gene encoding 16S rRNA (cytidine(1402)-2'-O)-methyltransferase, with the protein MALFVVATPIGHLKDLTERARETLASASAVLAEDTRRTGQLLRHAGIERPLVRYDEHVHERQAPRLLERLAQGEDLALVTDAGTPGLSDPGGRLVALAVERGLTVVPIPGPSALLAALAASGLPWDRFTFLGFLPRRPGRFRRELEAAGRERTVVFYESPHRVLAALEAARDVFGDVPAVVARELTKIHEEFIRGRLSEVHAALQARKEILGEITVVVAPQFGEKL; encoded by the coding sequence ATGGCTCTTTTCGTCGTGGCCACGCCCATCGGGCATTTAAAAGACCTTACGGAGCGGGCTCGGGAGACCTTGGCTTCCGCCTCGGCCGTTCTGGCGGAGGATACCCGGCGGACAGGACAATTGCTTCGGCACGCGGGGATCGAGCGGCCCCTGGTCCGCTACGACGAGCATGTTCACGAACGGCAGGCGCCCCGCCTCTTGGAGCGGCTGGCCCAGGGGGAAGATCTGGCGTTGGTGACGGACGCTGGGACGCCGGGACTTTCGGACCCCGGCGGGCGGTTGGTGGCCCTGGCGGTGGAGCGGGGGCTGACCGTGGTCCCCATCCCGGGGCCCTCGGCTCTCCTGGCGGCCCTGGCGGCTTCCGGGCTCCCCTGGGACCGGTTCACGTTTTTAGGTTTTTTACCCCGTCGGCCCGGCCGGTTCCGCCGGGAACTGGAAGCGGCGGGGCGGGAACGCACGGTGGTCTTTTATGAGTCCCCGCACCGGGTTCTGGCGGCGCTGGAGGCCGCCCGGGACGTTTTCGGCGACGTCCCGGCGGTCGTGGCGAGGGAACTGACGAAGATCCACGAGGAATTCATCCGCGGCCGCCTCTCCGAGGTCCACGCGGCACTGCAGGCGCGGAAGGAAATTTTGGGCGAGATCACGGTGGTCGTCGCCCCTCAGTTTGGAGAAAAATTATGA